acatgacctgaaacatgacgcagcgttaataacatgacctgaaacatgacgcagcgttaataacatgacctgaaacatgacgcagcgttaataacatgacctgaaacatgacgcagcgttaataacatgacctgaaacatgacgcagcgttaataacatgacctgaaacatgacgcagagttaataacatgacctgaaacatgacgcagcgttaataacatgacctgaaacatgacgcagtgttaataacatgacctgaaacatgacgcagcgttaataatatgacctgaaacatgacacagcgttaataacatgacctgaaacatgacgcagagttaataacatgacctgaaacatgacacagCGTTAAAACACTGCACTTCATCCAAAGAACACCATCCCCACAGTGAAGCATGGGGGTGGCAGCAGCATGCTTTGGGGCTGTTTTTCTGTAGCTGGAACCGGGGCCTTAAACAAGGTGGAGGAAATTATGAAGAGTTTCAGGTACAAGTCAATGTTGACACAAAACCTTCAGGCATCTGTTAGAAAGCCGAAGATGAAGATGACCTTTCAGCACCACAATGACTCAAAGCATACTTTAAAATCAACAAAAGCATGGCTTCACCAGATGATCCGTGTTTTGGAATGGCCTGAATCCCACTGAACCTCAGTGGGTGATCTGAGGCTGAACACAGGAGCCGCTTTTACTAAGAACAAGTCAAGATGTGCCATGCTAACTGACTCCTACCCAAAAAGTGctgtaataaaatcaaaaggtGCTTCAACAAAGTATTAGTTTAAGTATTAGTTTAACTTATGCCAGGTTATTGTTAttgcagttttttatttttccacctaaaaggtttcagtttgtttttttaatcgaATCGTTCAAGTGGAAAACGTTCCGACATGATTTAAGTCTCAGTTTAGTGTGGAGACTTTTTATCCACTGTGCAACGACTTGGACGAGAACTGTCTGATGTTTCATGAGTGtttgctgccacctgctggtccaGATCATCCAACACACCTGTGATGTCATCTTCTCCGTCTGTGGTGTCAGCACcagaaatgtttaaagtttaatatttaatacacaTGGCAGGTTCTGTCGGACATGAAACAGACGAGTCGTGTTTTTGgataaaaagtgatttaatctgtttttttgtgactcAACAGTGTAAGGCTCAGAACCGTCGCACTCGGATCAAAATATACACGATTCATCAGATATAAAACCAGCCATCAGCTCTCGGACACGTCACTGTGGTATAAAACACGTATGTACACCCCCCACTGGTCCCAGTCCTGCCTCACCTGACACTGAAGGTGATGCATTCAAGTCACCCGGGAAAAACTGAATGTGACTGTGTCTGCTGTAGTGACGAACAAACacgacttcttcttctgtggtgtgtcACAAAAACCCGTGTTGACATCCAGCAGGAGGTTTTTCATTGGTCCACTTCATCTGACGACACCTGGGAGGAACAGCTGATCCATCACGTGTCCTGTGTGAACACGTCACAGGGGGAATACGAACATGTTCTGACTGCAGCGTCAAAGTCTGAGTCGGGCTGGGAGtcctgaggtcaaaggtcaaagcaTGGCGCGGTAACCAATCACAGCTCAGCAACTAATTTGGAATGATCAGAAGAAAGAAGACGGACCGCGGCGGTCAGGTGGAGTCCTTCATCACGCAGCATGTGATCAGACATTCGAAAGAAAGCTAGCTGAGAAACAACAACTCCCATCATGCATCTGCACGGAGTCAGAGTAACCACAAGCGTCTTTCCTGCATCATTTCTGCTGCCTTCTGATTGGTCGGTTTGTAGGCCTGTCATAGCAGCGCTCATTTTGGTCCAACATGTCTGACAAAGTTGTCTTTGGTCTCTTTAAAAGACCCGTGGACCGGCCGGGTCCAGGTTCAGGCAGAAGGCGGACCGGCCGGGTCCAGGTTCAGGCAGAAGGTTAAGGTGGCCGACCCTCCCAGGTGGACGTCTGAGCAGCTGGAATGTCGACGTAATAATATTAAGACACAGATGAACCAAACCGACCTCTGACGTCTCTTCACCTGATGGACTCTGCGTTGAAGGCACTCCACGTTACATCGGGTTTAGAAACAGAGGCTGAAGGGTCGAGTCCAGTGAAGCGGTCGAAAAATTCATAAAAACGTCCCCACAGGAAAACAGAGCGAGCCTGAACCACGTCTCCTTCTTTAGTCTTTAAAACCAGAAACCTGAGGCAGGCGGATTGTTTGCATCGAGAAGGCCGTTTTTGGTTTCAGCTGTAGTGGATCACAAACTTATAAATAAAACCGTTCAGAGGAGAAACGAGACGAGCAAACATCATCAAGTCCAacagaacaacaaagaaacaaacatccGTCTGTGGAGCGACGGCCGCCGAGCGACGGCTGTCCAGCTCGCCAAGACACCGAAAACCcatcaaacaaatcaaagttcaggaatgattaaaatattgctacaatatttgatttgaataaaacGTGATTGCATAcatgaagaaagaaatcaaaaagaaaaacaagaagttcATCTAAAAACCAGCAAACCCACTAAAACAAGAACCAGTTCACATGTTTGACGCTACAGTAACCAGCAGTACAAAACTAACAAAGAAACAccaaaaaatacatcaaatatgaatatgtcTGTAATACGACAACAGTAAACCTTTATCAACTGTAAACCTGGTCTCCAATTTACagaggcatgatgggaaattTCTTTAATATGATGAAGTGGAGGAATAAGGCACAGGGATCGTCTGAAGGCCGAACCGGACCCCTCGTAACAAGGACGCTCGAGGCCCGGACTGAACCCTGACAGCGTTTGGTCGATCTGTGACTTCCCAAACACCGTCAGCGTTTGTTGAACAGGGAACTTCAGAGAGGAGCGTTAAGACCACAGGGAAACCATCGACAGTCTGAGATTAAAGAAAAGATTCTGAGTTGGAGTCAGAAGTTCCCGAGACGTCAAATTTAGAAGGCTAACTTTAATTCTGGGATTAAAGTCAAAAGGCAAGAGCGGCTATCGACTTCAAAACAAGAAGGACACGAACACGACGTCAGTCCGAATCCCGGCGATAATCTAAGAAGTCGGACTGATTCAGAAAACCCTGACGAACTCAGAATACTGACTTTATTCTCCGACCGCGTCTCTGATCCTCACAAACCTAAAAacgagtttaaaaaaataatttaacatcaCACCAGACTTCACGGTGTTTCTGCAGACAAGTGTTGGAATGATCGGAGTGTAGTGGACCATCGAGTCGGCTGAAGGTGGAGTCCGAAGCTCAGATGGAGGACTTGGAGAAAGACACTCGCAGGTGGTGGTTCTCTCCCAGGTCGTGGTTGTGGAACTCGATGAGGGACTCGATGGCCTCCTCCACCGAACCCATCTGGATCAGAGCCATCTTATGGTCCTTCCTAAAACCAAAAGGAGATTATCAGACTCTGTACAGGAAgttcacacagtcacatgatcagaaaaaccttcaggtgtgtgttcgGAACGAGGACGAAGGGTTCGAAAGGTTCAGGAGGAGGACGGGAGGGTTCGGAACGAGGAGGAAGATTCAGGGCAAGGACAGAAGGGTTCAGGGTGAGGACGAGGACGCTCAAGGCCCAAACTGAACTCTGACAGCGTTTGGTGAATCTGTGACTTCCCAAACACCGTCAGTGTTTGTTGAACAGAGAACTTCAGAGAGGAGCGTTAAGACCACAGGGAAACAAAGGGATCAGAACGAGGACGAAGGGTTCAGGTTCGGACATCGGGACAAGAGGACGAAGCTTCAGGACAGAGCATAGTGATGAAAGAGACATAAATTAGACGAAGGGCTCACTGGAAGAACTTGAAGGCCTTGACCATGGCTCCTGAGCTGGAAAACAACATCTTGAGGTCGTCTTCAACAACAGATGGgctacaaacacaaaagtaaaatcAGCATGACCCACATGTGACGGGTTTGTGTATGAAGTGAAAGTGACAGTGTCGGTCCTGGTCCTGACCCGGACTGCAGGACTTACGGGATGTTGGAGAGGTGTAGGGTGGCAGAAGGTGGGAAGATGTTGGAGTAGTTTTTGGAGCCGGGCTTCTTGAAGCGGTGCAGGGGGGAGTTGCTGTAGTCTTTGGTCAGGCCCTGGTCCTCATGGCCTTCACGGGGAAGCTGGACGCTGGTGTGTTTGGACAGCGTGATGCGCAGAGACTTCCCGTGAAGCTGCTGACCGCTCAGGTGACTCATGGCTGCAAAGCACACAGGTGAAGAACGCTGCTTAAGTTTCTGTGTTCAGCGAGACGCCCCAGGAACCAGAGGAGCATGTGCAGGAGTTTACCTAGCTGAGCCTGTGTGCTGTCAGACATCTGGACCAGAGCGTTCTCCTTCTTGTTGAACAGAATCTTCACTCTCATGACGTCTCCGTAAACACCttaacacacagccacacagaggTTAAATCCACGACACACAGGAGGTCTTACGAACACGTGAACATACGTCCTGACTCATCCTGCATGAACCTGGACTGACTTCGTCTAACACTCTAATTAAACTCATGTTGAGGTTTAACAGGGAGCGAGGAGCAGCGGGCCTCGCCGCCAGGACTTTACTTTAGGAGGCGGGGACTTCTGAATGTTACACAGGAAATGCAGCGAGGAAATTCAGGGaaattaaaacatgacagattAACACCAACGTAGGAGCTATGAATTATGGGAGTGTTGACTAAAACGGAGCAGCTGATTAACATGCAAACTGAAAGAAACCCGGCATGCAAACTCCAAAACTCACTGAGCTGATGTGAAACACAATAAATGCAGCATGGACACATTTCATCAGGGAGACAGGAAGCTTCGATCAGAGAGGCGTGACGTACGACACGGCGAGGCGTGGCGACGCCTCATGGGACAGCGCGGCGATCGAGGCGGCTCGTTTCTGCCTCATTAGCAAACAAACGTTGCAGATTTCAAACTAAACTTTGATAATTAACAGAACGATCTGCTGCTGACAGGAAGTTTACGTTGACGAGCTTCTTTGGTCCGTACGAATCTGATGAGGTCGTCAGAGGAGGTCAGCGAATTAAAGGTTCACATTCAGAAGCAGGAACCGGATCAACCTGGGCACGCTCTGTGACGACCTCGTGTTCGGCGTTTCCCTTCACACTTTGTTACTTTGACCAGCTGTGATTCTTCACAGAGCTGACGCCGCCCATTCGAACCGTCTCGAACGGGCGGCGTCAGCTTGGACGGCGGGATCGCGTGTTTAACCtgtgagctctgctgtgtgtggacagcagctgcagcgccCCCCAGAGGCCGATCAGCTGAAAAATGTTTAGATGTTTCAAATATTCGAACTCATCAGCTGATTTCACGTCGTTCAGATTCGTTTATTGATCATTTAGATtttctcgttttggtttgtTCACGGTCACAGCCTCTCATGGTCGTCTTCCTGCTCACCTGAGCTCGACACACCTGAGGACGCTCAAGCTGCAGATATTGTGAATGAAgtcaaatcaacacaaacactcattaaACAGAGAGAACCAAACAGAAACGTAAAATCAACCTGAATTCAACATGAGCAGCGAGTGACATACCGAAGAGAATAAAGAGGCAGTGGGGCGTAACTCTCTTTAAAGACAGCAGAGAAGGCAGCAGGGACAGGACAGGTAAAGGTGGGAGGGCAGGACAGGTGGAGGGTCCGAGgcgtttccatggcaacaaatTAAACaagggagaaacaaaaaaaaagagagagacaggtgacgGGTCAATCAGGAGGTTCATTACCTGTGAGGGGAGGGGTCACATTACACATGAtggacaggtgagtgtgtgtgtgtgtgtgtgtgtgtgtgtgtgtgtgtgagtaagaaGACCCTGACATCACAgaatcaaacagccaatcaaagTGCACGACGGGGCAGAACAGGAAAATGTTagcgtgacctctgacctctctgatTGGTTGCAACGTTGGTGAGGTCATAGATTCATGACTAGTGACATCATCATTTTTAGCTGAGGTCAGAGCGAATCATGTGCGTTTGTTTCATGATGATAGATGAATGTTACAGACCTTTAATCGTGTCAGTCACTGCGTGCTCTACACACGCTAACAACattattcacttttctttctgtcaacttaaatttaattattttgtaaaaatgaaatctgCTCCAATGAGCTGAGCTCTGTTTGTTGGATGATGTTTACACGTCCTGTCAAACCCGGCGCCCGCTAACATTAGTTTGTAACGTGAGCGTAACGTGAGTGTAATGTGTGAGCGTAATGTGTGAGCGTAATGTGTGAGCGTAACGTGTGAGCGTAACGTGTGAGCGTAACGTGTGAGCGTAATGTGTGCCTAACGTGTGAGTCTAACGCGTGAGTCTAACGCGTGAGTAACGTGTGAGTCTAACGTGTGAGTCTAACGCGTGAGTAACGTGTGAGAGTAACGCGTGAGTAACGTGTGAGTCTAACGCGTGAGTCTAACGTGTGAGTCTAACGTGTGAGTAATGCGTGAGTCTAACGTGTGAGTAACGCGTAACGTGTGAGTCTAACGTGTGAGTCTAAAGTGTTAGTAACGCGAGTAAAATGTGTGAGTAAAACGTGTGACTGTAACGTGTGAGTGTAACGTGTGAGTGTAACGTGTGACTGTAACGTGTAACGTGTGAGTGTAACGTGTGCGTGTAACGTGTGACTGTAACGTGTAACGTGTGAGTAACGTGTAACGTGTGAGTAACGTGTGAGTCTAACGTGTTAGTAACGCGAGTAAAATGTGTGAGTAAAACGTGTGACTGTAACGTGTGAGTGTAACGTGTGAGTGTAACGTGTAACGTGTGAGTGTAACGTGTGACTGTAACGTGTGACTGTAACGTGTGCGTGTAACGTGTAACGTGTGACTGTAACGTGTGACTGTAACGTGTGACTGTAACGTGTGACTGTAACGTGTGAGCGTGAGATAAACATCAGGCTTCATGAATCAAACACTCTGACGCCTCCATGTTTCAGGATGATGATGCTGGTGGTCAGGTGACAGATGAAGGACCCACCTCTGGGTTGAGGTTGCTGATCAGCAGGACACAGACTCcggcagggagggaggggaacCCCAGCCTGGTAGCCCCGGGGAGGGACAGAGAGGCCAGCCCTCCAGGCAGAGCGGGGACCGTCAGGCCTGGATAGGGGAAGGACACTGGGAGAGGTGAGACGAGTGAACGACCGAAACACTGACGAGACGTCCACGCACAACAACCAGCACACTCTTATTTAGGACAGGAACAGAGATATGATTGGCTGAGGGTGTAACACACACTCGCCATTGGCTACTGTAAATGCCAATCAATATCCACGACAAGCCCCTCCCTCTCTGAAACACATCTGAGCATCCTCAGGTGAGACTCACCTGCAGGCTGGATGGTGAAGGCGGGGGGGAAGGCGTGAGTGGCTCCTGCATACGGAGCAGCTGAGATGATACCTGGGGCTGCAGatgagaaacaacacttgagtTCAGAAGAGAGCGACAGTCATGTTTGTCACGTGACCGCCGCGTGGCGCTCTTACTGAAGGCGGCGGCCATGGCCGGGTGCTCCATGGCGGGCTGGCTGTCCCCAGACGGCAGGTCCGGTCTGGTGAAGTCGCGGCTCTTCTCGTTGTTGTATTTGACGTTGAGGCTGGTGAGTTTGGAGAAGCTGATCCTCAGAGTACAGCAGCCGTTATAGATGTTCTGCCCATCCagagactgaaacacacagagcagaaccatcagaaccatccTGTGAACTTGCTCTGGTTCTGGGATCAGCACAGCGCCACGCTCACCAGTTTAGCCGCCTGGGCCGACGCACCATCCGGGTACTGCAGCAGAGCCTGGAACTGGCTGTTCTTGGTGAAGACGATAATTCTCAGAACCGTCCCAAACTTTGAGAAGATCTGAGGAGAGAGGACCGGGCTGAGACAGGAAGAACTCTTCTTCTAATATTAATCTTATTATACTAGTTCAGGTTCTGAGTTCAGTAGGGCCTGTCTGTTCTTCAGGTGTCGTGTTACCTGGCAGAGGGCGTCCAATGAGACGGGGTACACCAGgttctccaccaccaccctgaGCACTGAACTCGGAGCCGCCACAGTCGTGTCCACGTGAGATGTACTGAGAGCCCGAAGAGCTGCCTGGGCCCTCTGCAGGGACGGAGGAAGACATGAGCACgtgctaacaggagctaacaggaCCAACAGGAGCTAACGGATGCTAACGGTACCTCCTGGTTGGGGGAGTTGTCAGTCTTGAGCTCCTTGTGGTTGGAGAACTGGACGTAGACCGGGTGGTGTCTGATGATCGGCATCACGGTGGAGTAATAACTCACCATGTTCTGAGCTGCTTCCTCCGAGTTCATCTCTAAGAAGGCCTGAAGGGACAACAGAGGACGGGTCAGAACAGGACGGGCCGGTAAGGTCAAGTCGGAACAGGACGTACAGAACAGGACGGACAGGACAGGACGTACAGAACAGGACGGACAGGACAGGTCGGGTCAGAACAGGTCGGAACAGGACATACAAACCCTCTCTCTGGGTCACCTGGTGGAGGTAAGGGGGTCACCTGGTTCTTGGCTTTGAGCATCAGCAGGTTGGTGACGTCTCCGAAGGGCAGACCGAGGCTGATGACCTCGGTCTCTGCGATGTCGTTGGGAAGCTTGCGGATGTGGATGACCCTGGACGGCACGCCGGGACCTCTGATGTCACCTTTGAACTTCTTACTGTCGTTGCCATTGGCTACAgaggacaggaagcagcagagttTAGACCAGAGGTCATTCAGCACATTAGTCACATGATAACAGTGTTGGTGTAAACGTGGTCCAACCTGTGGTGCTCATGATATACGGGCCGTTGGAGACGCTGGATAGAAGCTCGTCAGATcctctctgaaacacaaacatcatgtGACGTCAGCTGACCGCTCGTTGGaataattaatgatttatttatgatcATGTGACATGATGCAGGAATTCATCACGTCACCTCAAATGATTCAAACACTCAAACTGCTACTTagtaactaattaattaatgctCGTTTCAGCTTATTAACATGGACACGTGCAGCTCGCGCTGCTGCCACCAGAGGGCGCCACACAGGCGCCTGCTGGACAGGAAGAAGCTGCTCGCCTACGACATGACACAATCAGACTGAAGGAGCAGGGTCAGCTCAGACCTCCTCAGACCCCCTGACCCTCAGACCTCCTCAGACCCCCTCAGACCCCCTGAGCTTCAGACCTCCTCAGACCCCCTGACCTTCAGACCACCTCAGACCCCCTGACCCCCTTAGACCTCTCAGACCTTCAGACCTCCTCAGACCCCCTGACCTTCAGACCACCTCAGACCCCCTGACCCCCTTAGACCTCTCAGACCTTCAGACCTCCTCACGGTGACTGAAGTTCATCTTCAACCTGTATGTTctaatgtttcatgtttcaatgTGTCACGTGAACTAACAACACGTCTGCTGATACATCGATGATCAGCTGAACAcgttcaaacaaacagaaagttaATGACGTTTGTAACAACGTTTCAATCTATGTTTCAAATATTAACATGAAAACCAGCTGATTTTTTATCTCTAACACCAAACACGTcatccaaaataataattaaacttcacacagtaaaataaagaatatgtcaaaatatttaaaacaaacaaattcccCATTTATTCCCTGTATATTCCCTGTATATTCCCTGTTTATTCCCTGTATATTCCCTATATATTCCCTGTTTATTCCCTATATATTCCCTATATATTCCCTATATATTCCCTGTATATTCCCTGTATATTCCCTGTTTATTCCCTATATATTCCCTGTATATTCCCTATATATTCCCTATATATTCCCTATATATTCCCTGTTTATTCCCTGTATATTCCCTATATATTCCCTATATATTTCCTGTATATTCCCTGTATATTCCCTGTTTGTTCCCTATATATTCCCTGTTTATTCCCCATTTATTCCCTGTTTGTTCCCTGTATATTCCCTGTATATTCCCTATATATTCCCTGTTTATTCCCCATTTATTCCCTGTATATTCCCCGTTTATTCCCTGTATATTCCCTATATATTCCCTGTATATTCCCGGTTTATTCCATATATATTCCCTGTATATTCCCTATATATTCCCTGTATATTCCCTGTTTATTCCCCGTATATTCCCTATATATTCCCTGTATATTCCCTATATATTCCCTGTATATTCCCCGTTTATTCCCTGTATATTCCCTGTTTATTCCCTGTATATTCCCTGTATATTCCCCGTAACCATGAGGCTTGCGTTGGCTCGCTGGTGACTCGGCCGTTCCTCTGAGGAACCTGATCAGTTTTTATCAACAAAGCCGCTCAGATCTTCTTTCTGCTCCTCACATCAATAATGGAGCAGAAACCCGAGTCCGGCTCGGCCCGTGGATCTGGACCTGACAGCTGCAGACCGGCCACCAGCCTGCCTGAGGGGGAACACCCACAGACCCAcagatatcttgttttgtttgtccacagTCACATCTGGACAAGACCAGAACAAGAACCAGAAACTGCAGACCTGCAGCAGAACCCGGTCCACCAGAGTCCTCCAGTCCTGTTCGCTACCTCAGATCAACTCCTCAGGAACATCGAAGCCCCGCCCATCACAGGTGATCAAACTAATCACAGATCACATGACGCGAGCAGGCACACCGGTTCCTGCTGGTTCGGGTCGGATCGGGTCGCCTGACTCCTCTGAACTAAATTTAAATTTCTTCACTGCAACCTGAAAATCACCTGACCAACAGGAAGCTGTGTCTTTGAACGCCTCGTTTCATCACCAAAATAAAGTTCATCACGGtcaccaaaataaaacttcctgtttcaacaaaaacaaaaaacagctgatgaacAAACGTTGTCTGAACGTTCAGAAGAAACTAAAATGAAACTAACCCTGTTGATTGATGATTAATAAACTTGTTCATGTttgttaataaagtttattgacGAGCTGGCGACGTCGTTTCAGGTCACGATCGACGATCAAAACTCGAACAcgtttttaataataatcaataatcagatTTCTGCTGATTCATCAGCTACGTCACTCTGATGGTCCCTGAACTCACCAATCAGCTGTTTGCTCCTTCAAAGGTCTAACGTGTGTgttgtaatcagattactgtcGCCTCTCTCTGGAATGTGTCTAAATTTCTGCCGAGCAGCtttgacagaaaacactgatCGCTACCAGATGACGGCGTGCGACCGTCAGACAAAACTCAGGGCAAAGAGggttcacagcagaaaacaaaccaaccggaggaggaggaggaggaggaggaggaggaggaggaagcagaggaggaggaggaagcagaggaggaggaagcagaggtgCCTACCTTAGTACCAACTGTTATATCTTGGTGGACACTGCTGTGAAGAGAAGACAGcgtgttagcagcagcagagaggaactcaaacaaaacaaaggttaGAGGAGCTGCCTGAGGAGACGAGCGCAGGGAGAAGAAAACCCAACAgaagaagcagagctgcagtcctACCACCTTCAAACTGTGAGGACATCCCGAGAGACAGAGCCGGGACGGGGTTACAGACAGATACATCGTCATGGCGACCGGCCGGTTCTGGTTCAGAAGACCGGGTCTgtgacgtctcagagactacgtccaggtttagacagtctgtggggacgtcacggagactacgtccaggttttagacagtctgcggggacgtcacggagactacgtccaggttttagacagtctgcggggacgtctcagagactacgtcatTAAACGAGCTGAAATAATCTGTTAATTAATTAGTGGATGGAGAGAAAGATAATCagctgatcatcatcattatgaCCTCACATCCTGTCTGAAAGGAAGCTGTATCaattagggctgccacaaacgattattttgatagtcgactaatcggatctCACGTACATTGACTGTAAAAcctgcagctgatcagatcattcgccttcagcttgaagtatgagctaactgaaaataaaaacaagatgacagctcattaaccctttaattagagtccacggccccggaaacggcgaggtccgggcgggcGCTGTGAAGCTTCACCTTCGCCCTCGAGtctttccaagccgacccagagccgccgccgaggaaatgcgcccggcggaggTCAGCCAGCGCAGAGGAGCGGacccatgaggggatcctccctGACATGAGTTTGATCCCctgggcagactgcgcggaagttgcggaaaaatcgcggtgattggttaaaattgcgACGCCGCCCTGAATTCAGAGATTCACTTGCAAATcacaacatcgtgaattccAGGAGGGTCTTTATGGCGTCGTTTACGGTACcgtcaggcctgacgccgatcACTGattcgtcgacataatcgtggCAGCCTTATGACAACATCCTGCGTCTGTTCGGACAACATGAAGAACATCACACTTCCTGTGCAGCCAGgaagttacaaaataaaagcctgttgTGTTCAAGGGTTCGGCTGTTTAAAGCCTCGTTACTTAttcatgacatcacatcctgtatTCAGGCCGGACGATCGCAGAGGACGCCATGCAGAGGGTCAGCTgatgtaaccatgacaacagcagcatgcccacctgtctgtctctctgtccacctgtctgtctctctgctcacctgtctgtctctctgcccacctgtctgtctctctgctcacctgtctgtctctctgtccacctgtctgtctctctgctcacctgtctgtcagatGAACTCACAGTGTGAAACTGGACATGTTAaatgaagcagtgtgtgtgtgtgtgtgtgtgcagtgtgtctgtgtgtgtacagtgtgtctgtgtgtgtgtacagtgtgtgtgtgtgtacagtgtgtgtgcgtacgtgtgtgtgtacagtgtgtgtgtgtgtgtgtgtgtacagtgtgtgtgtgtacagtgtgtgtgtgtgtacagtgtgtgtgtgtacagtgtgtgtgtgtgtacagtgtgtgtgtgtgtgtgtacagtgtgtgtgtgtgtgtgtacagtgtgtgtgtgtgtacagtgtgtgtgtgtgtgtacagtgtgtgtgtgtgtatgtgtgtgtgtacagtgtgtactgtgtgtgtgtacagtgtgtgtgtgtacagtgtgtgtatgtgtacagtgtgtgtgtg
Above is a window of Larimichthys crocea isolate SSNF chromosome XVII, L_crocea_2.0, whole genome shotgun sequence DNA encoding:
- the LOC104938670 gene encoding polypyrimidine tract-binding protein 1 isoform X4, with amino-acid sequence MDGVHQDITVGTKRGSDELLSSVSNGPYIMSTTANGNDSKKFKGDIRGPGVPSRVIHIRKLPNDIAETEVISLGLPFGDVTNLLMLKAKNQAFLEMNSEEAAQNMVSYYSTVMPIIRHHPVYVQFSNHKELKTDNSPNQERAQAALRALSTSHVDTTVAAPSSVLRVVVENLVYPVSLDALCQIFSKFGTVLRIIVFTKNSQFQALLQYPDGASAQAAKLSLDGQNIYNGCCTLRISFSKLTSLNVKYNNEKSRDFTRPDLPSGDSQPAMEHPAMAAAFTPGIISAAPYAGATHAFPPAFTIQPAVSFPYPGLTVPALPGGLASLSLPGATRLGFPSLPAGVCVLLISNLNPERVTPHCLFILFGVYGDVMRVKILFNKKENALVQMSDSTQAQLAMSHLSGQQLHGKSLRITLSKHTSVQLPREGHEDQGLTKDYSNSPLHRFKKPGSKNYSNIFPPSATLHLSNIPPSVVEDDLKMLFSSSGAMVKAFKFFQKDHKMALIQMGSVEEAIESLIEFHNHDLGENHHLRVSFSKSSI
- the LOC104938670 gene encoding polypyrimidine tract-binding protein 1 isoform X5, which gives rise to MSTTANGNDSKKFKGDIRGPGVPSRVIHIRKLPNDIAETEVISLGLPFGDVTNLLMLKAKNQAFLEMNSEEAAQNMVSYYSTVMPIIRHHPVYVQFSNHKELKTDNSPNQERAQAALRALSTSHVDTTVAAPSSVLRVVVENLVYPVSLDALCQIFSKFGTVLRIIVFTKNSQFQALLQYPDGASAQAAKLSLDGQNIYNGCCTLRISFSKLTSLNVKYNNEKSRDFTRPDLPSGDSQPAMEHPAMAAAFTPGIISAAPYAGATHAFPPAFTIQPAVSFPYPGLTVPALPGGLASLSLPGATRLGFPSLPAGVCVLLISNLNPERVTPHCLFILFGVYGDVMRVKILFNKKENALVQMSDSTQAQLAMSHLSGQQLHGKSLRITLSKHTSVQLPREGHEDQGLTKDYSNSPLHRFKKPGSKNYSNIFPPSATLHLSNIPPSVVEDDLKMLFSSSGAMVKAFKFFQKDHKMALIQMGSVEEAIESLIEFHNHDLGENHHLRVSFSKSSI